TAAGTTATTGTTGTCCTTAGGTGTAATACCCAGGAAGTTCTTCATTTAGAAACTAAGAATTCCGTTAAAAATTAAGGTATTTCTatggtattaaaaaaataagtgatTCTAACGAAAGATAACCTAgctaaaagaaaatggaaggGTAGGCTACTTTGTAGCTTCTGTAACTCTAAAAGTCGATACAACACCTCTTCGTTAATGGTATAATAGCTATATATGGTTGGAGTATGATATACCTTACATTTGGAATTAGACAATATTTCTTACATGTTTGGAAATTGGTTGAATGGTTTTGATCCTAAATTGGGTTGTGTGGCTCTCTAGGAATGATATGGTCTTCAATGGCTACAATCATGCATCTTTTTTGCATGTAATATTCAGAGAACGCATTGGGCAAGACTTTAGTTTTGCTTCTTAAAGAAGACATGATAGAGAAAGTTCAAGCCATATGTAGACTTTTAGAGAAACGAGTCATATAGTTTTACGCTACTTATGGATGGAATTTTAGAAGGCGAATTAAAGCGTAGCCTTGCATTCTTCCTTAATTAATGGTtaaactttctttttttccacgTAACGGGACGAGTCTTACGTACTCGTAACTGTGATTTTGGTTTGGCTGTGTACACCCTGACAAGGTGTAGAGACCGGATTTAATATAAtctattatcttaaaaaaaatcaacagtttAGCTCTCTCTGCCCTCTCATGTTATAGAGTCAAAACTCTTGCGCttataaatctaaactaaACTGGCTTTATAATCCTTCCACTTTCGGAGTACAGTAGCAAAACACAAGGAAGTCAAAGCTCGCTCGGAACTCGACTCGGTCTCGGGACGTGTCAAATTAGCTGCGCTATTAGAGTTGAGCCCGCCCACGCGTCGCAGGCTCCCAGCAGCATATGATACTCGTGCCGCGGTTAGCGGGTCGTCCTGCTGCTCCGTCTCTTCCTGGTCGCGCTAGATCGTAGGCACCAACCGCGCCAGCCCGCCCGAGCCCGACCGCCCACCCCCAAGTTCCCGGTTGCCTCGCCTCCGCAGCCGAAGCTCCATTCCCCCACGCCTCTTTCCTCCCCACACAGCCTTCTCCGCGGACGCCGCCAGCCCGAGCGGCGCCtctgctcgccggcggcccgcCCGAATCTAGGGTTTtcaccggcgcggcggcggggagaagGGTCGGGGGCGGGGGGGGCGCGATGCTGCCGTGCGCGAGGTCGCTCGTGCTGCGCAGGAGGGCGGGGATGGCCCTGCTGCGGCGCGGCTGCGCGGAGAGCGGGCTGCGCGGGAAGCGGGAGGAGGCCGCCAATGCCAGGCGCGCGGGCACGCTGGCCGGGCTCGGCGGCCGCGGGCCGCTCGGACGGTGGGCCGATCCGACGGGGCCGCCgcgcggggaggcggagcGGACGGGTGGGGTGTGGCGCGCGGGCACGCAGGCGAGGTCGTTCCTCGGCTgcggcgacggggaggaggggagcgtgCTCTCAAAGGTATACGAGGAGAAGCGCGTCATGGGGTACGGTGGATTGGACCTGCTGCTTTACAGTTTTTCTTGCTCTCTGATGGTCTTCAAGTCGAAATTTTTGGTGGTGATTTTGTTGCATTGGTGGGCGTAGGTACTCGCCGGAGCAGATGTTCGCTGTGGTTGCTGCGGTAGACCTCTACGAGGATTTTGTGCCGTGGTGTCAGAGGTCTAGGATTATCAGGCGACATGAAAACGGTTCCTTTGATGCTGAACTCGAAATTGGATTCAAGTTCCTTGTCGAGAGTTATGTTTCTCATGTGGAGATGAAGAAGCCAAAATATATCAAGGTGAGAACTTCATAATGGAACTATCACCTTACCTTATTGGTTCTATGACATACCATGATACAAGCATGCCTAGAATAAGAAAATGGTTCCGAAAGTGTCAGATTAATTCTTGAAGCAACACTATTTAAGTTCCGTTACATCCTCTACATGAGTTATGTGATTTCTGCACACTTATCTGCAAAGCCACTACCATTGTGTGGTTTACTTTTCTTAGTCGATCATAGGATTATCCGCGATCTTTGAAAGTTTGAAACATGCATAGGTTCTGCTATCGATGATGcaccttcatttttttctcaatgtgACCATGTggcccaaattttttttcaacttgtCAGATATGATGTTACCTGTGGCCCTGTGCTGACTTAGTGAACAACCATTTACTTGCTTGCAATGTTGATTATAAACTTAGGATCTCTGAAACACAAAGTAACAGTTGCATTACTTAATTCAAGAAGATATACTAAAATATTTGGTTGGATCAACCCAGTCAGAAAGtcatattttgatttattttgcctGCTTTCTGAATAGTTGGTTCTAGTGCTAACACGAGCTGCAGTTGTCAATAGCAAATTGGCAAGCTAGTTTATCTGAGATCATCCTTAAACCAAACACCAGATTGTCTGCATTGTGGAACCGTCACACGCTGCTGTTTTCTTGCATAGATTCACCTGTCTCTTTAAATACTGGCATGAATAAAATCTTCTTATGACGTGGGACTAATGTGATTCTAGCTGAATGAATCTGGAAaccttataaaattttgacttgcaACAATTTATAGATTCGATGCATGGGTGAGTGTGTGTATGCACACATGATTTCACTGTACCGTTTCTCAATCTaggtcatattttttatatacatattgttacgatctaaaagccaaggttggaaaataaacttaggtgAAAAAggcccaaaatcaactccaaatataaggttgaaaattcaaattttggcttataagcacaagAAAAAGCGAAAAGTTGGGaattaatcttttattttaactAGGATAGGATACTCATACTCTTTTATATAACTCCAATCTAGATGATTTCATGAAGACCGCGTTGATTAGGAAAAAATGTACTTATGGTGCAACTATGTATAAGTGCGTAGTATAGTAATCTCTCAAATTTATTGTCCTTTCTGCTTAAAGCTTCTGCTGCACATtgtgttttatttgtattgaATAAGTGGTGAAGTGGCATATAATTTACCATCCATCACTCACTTCCACCTTTCAACATATTTCCATGTTTGAGTAGATGCATTGGTTTACTTCTGACTGGTATTACTCCATTGCAGACGACAGCATCTGAAAGTGGACTTTTTGATCATTTGATAAATGTTTGGGAGTTCAAGCCTGGTCCTGTTCCTGGAACATGTGACCTTTACTTCTtggttgattttaagtttcaGTCACCACTATATCGTCAGGTATGCACATGAAGCGCATTCATACTGTGATTTCTCAGTTCTTAGTCTGAAACTTTTCATTTCAGGTTGCATCCATGTTCTTCAAGGAAGTTGTTTCCCGGCTAGTGAGTTCACTTAGTGATCGTTGTTATAGAATTTACGGGCCTCCTGTTCCTGTGCTGGAAAATACTTACGGACAAGGAAGATAGACAAAAGATAATCCAATTTTGAAGTATGTACGCTCCATGAATACCTGAATCGGCAAATCTTCATAGATGAGTCTGCTTTGCCTTTGCTTTTGATGTCACTGTACCCTTAGGGTACCATTAGGCAAGAGGACTCGAACGAAATCAGCCAGAATTTTCACTTCTTGGCtatttctggttttttttttcatgtacgACTAAACGATTTCATGTGTAACAACAAAAGGCTTCCTAAATACACGATTGTTTTACCCAGTCAACGAAGCGATCATGTCTTCTTTGCTTTAAATGTATGACATATTTATCCATAATTTTCGTCCTCGTTCTAACTTTTGCTGACTTAACACACTATGACCATCGAGTGTAGCAATCTCTCCAGATTGCTTTCAGCTGCGAAGTCTCACAGCAAGGTGTTTCTGTATATTTTCACTAATTCTTCAACTCAATGCCATACATTCTGTGTCCAATCCAATATCCTTTGGATCCTGTTGTACATTTGGATTGATAAATAAGATGCAGCAGCCAGGcagcgattttttttattaaatacacctttttatatttatttttagaacaaacCATTTCAAAAACTTATTCCAACATCTACCCTACTTAATGTCATATTGCTGGCATGGCAATATAACATCACGTGTCATAATATAATGGTGTTGCAGTGTTTTTGACGTGGCAAACCCTTGCAACTCTAGTCCTAGGCCGCGATCGTATGGCTTAACTTACCccggcgcgaaaaacgtagcactaaattaatacatgattaattaattattaaaaaatataaaatagattaatatgatttttctaaataactTTCGGAtagcgtgcgcgcgaaaaacgatgGTGATAAATTAACTTGGAGGGACTGACGCGGCACTATTGGTGTGGCAAGACATGTGTGTTTTAGAAATAAGTTTAGaaggttttatttttaaataattaaaatggtgtatttaatataaaaaatcccGGGCAGCTTGCCTGAAATAAAGAAGTAATTTTGGGGCACTGGTGTGCACAACAGCGCAGGCTGTTCTGCTGCAGCCTAATTGTTGCAGTGGTGAGTGGTGACCGGTCACACGGTCCGGCCCCCGACGATGTCAGCCATCAAGGTCGCGAGCCTCCGTCCCATGGCGCCGTGCCTGACCACATCAATGTCACCTCCAACCGAGCACTCCTCGCCTgctgcctcctcgccgtctcccTCGCACCACTCGCCCGGCGTGACGCCGTCGAGCGGGCGCCCCAGCACCTCCTCGTCTACCCTCTGCAGcagcgcctcgtcgtcgtcgctgaaTGTCCCGGCGAAGGCCGCACCACTGCCGACGATCGCGTCGTACCGCAACGGCGGCTGCTGGCCTGCGTCTTGCGCCACCGCCGTGtacccgccgccgtcccgcgcCACCGTGTGCCGGAGGCTGTGGTTGACGGTGCTGTTCCTGAACCGGCCGGAGTTGGCTATGACCGTCTGGAAGTAGAACTCCATGGGGCTCAGGGAGTTGCTGAAGTACAGCAGCAGCGTCCTCGGGAGGTTGTCCGGCGCCAGCACGCAGTACTCGATGAAGTCCCGGCTCAGGATCGGCCATGGGGCGCCTGTGCATGTTTCAGCGGTAAATCGTTACCCATCCGTCATCCGTATGAGAAATGGGGGGTCGTGGATTCATGACGGAAGCCTACCTTTGAAGAGCTCGAACGCGTCGGGCTTTGCTCGTTGCCCCGACGAGAACGAGATCTCGGCGTTGGTGCTCTGCTGCAGATTCTGGTCGACAACGACGGCCTATGCCTGTGCGCCGTCGGAATCCGCCCTATGGTCGATGAAGTTGAGCCCCCTCGGTACGGAGGAGAAGGCGTAGAGGAGATCTGCACCAACACAATCAACACGCCCCCGTGTTGGAGAAGAAGGCAAACGATAACGCGACAGCGTCGAGCGAGCTTTCCGTCCGGCGTGACGAGTGGGTAGTCCGAGGCGCCGAGCGTGACGAGCCAGTCCCAGTGGAAgcaggacggcggcgccgcggagtaccgcggcgacggcggacgcgccgcggccgtcgacgGGGTCGCCCTTGCCGACGACGTGCACGTTCCCGTACTCGAGGAACGCCCGCTCCGACCGGGCGTACCCCGCCAGCCTCGTCCGCTCGT
This is a stretch of genomic DNA from Oryza brachyantha chromosome 1, ObraRS2, whole genome shotgun sequence. It encodes these proteins:
- the LOC102705401 gene encoding coenzyme Q-binding protein COQ10 homolog, mitochondrial, which translates into the protein MLPCARSLVLRRRAGMALLRRGCAESGLRGKREEAANARRAGTLAGLGGRGPLGRWADPTGPPRGEAERTGGVWRAGTQARSFLGCGDGEEGSVLSKVYEEKRVMGYSPEQMFAVVAAVDLYEDFVPWCQRSRIIRRHENGSFDAELEIGFKFLVESYVSHVEMKKPKYIKTTASESGLFDHLINVWEFKPGPVPGTCDLYFLVDFKFQSPLYRQVASMFFKEVVSRLVSSLSDRCYRIYGPPVPVLENTYGQGR
- the LOC102705688 gene encoding LOW QUALITY PROTEIN: beta-glucuronosyltransferase GlcAT14A (The sequence of the model RefSeq protein was modified relative to this genomic sequence to represent the inferred CDS: inserted 2 bases in 1 codon; substituted 1 base at 1 genomic stop codon) encodes the protein MRAYVCASTNSDSRIRAGSCIFPARARLRIPTWWCTMPHGSWLLQTCSPSAALASLAVVTTSLLILGYASSSFLLGAPAYEYDDGTDVVVEAAAAAVPKRGPRYPPVLAYYISGGHGDSVRMTRLLKAVYHPRNRYLLHLDAGAGAYERTRLAGYARSERAFLEYGNVHVVGKGDPVDGRGASAVAAVLRGAAVLLXHWDWLVTLGASDYPLVTPDDLLYAFSSVPRGLNFIDHRADSDGAQAXAVVVDQNLQQSTNAEISFSSGQRAKPDAFELFKGAPWPILSRDFIEYCVLAPDNLPRTLLLYFSNSLSPMEFYFQTVIANSGRFRNSTVNHSLRHTVARDGGGYTAVAQDAGQQPPLRYDAIVGSGAAFAGTFSDDDEALLQRVDEEVLGRPLDGVTPGEWCEGDGEEAAGEECSVGGDIDVVRHGAMGRRLATLMADIVGGRTV